Proteins encoded by one window of Papio anubis isolate 15944 chromosome 7, Panubis1.0, whole genome shotgun sequence:
- the LOC110743731 gene encoding olfactory receptor 4F15-like: MGGLNDSVVTELVLLALSCSTEKKFLLILICCLLYLGVILGNLFILVLVIFDSHLQSPMYFLLANLSLIDVGLSSTTIPKIISDLLNEYNVISFQSCMTQICFIHIMGGVEMVLLMAMAFDRCAAICKPLHYLKIMNPKICVSFVISGWVIGVVHALSQFAFVINLPFCGPNKVDSFYCDFPKIIRLACTDRAKYEFIVTANSGFMTMGTFILLILSYVFILITVWKRSSGDLSKAFVTLSAHITVVFLFFTPCMVLYVSPSPPPSLDKNLFIVDFAITPALNPVIYTLRNKDIRVAIKRLFKKRSYSKFC, from the coding sequence ATGGGTGGACTAAATGATTCTGTGGTCACTGAGCTTGTGTTACTGGCTCTTTCTTGTTCTACAGAGAAaaaatttcttctcattttgatatgttgtttgCTTTATTTAGGGGTCATCCTGGGAAATctcttcattttggttttggtaaTTTTTGATTCTCACTTACAGTCCCCTATGTACTTCTTGCTAGCTAACCTGTCCCTCATTGATGTGGGTCTTTCCTCTACCACAATCCCTAAAATAATCTCAGACCTTTTAAATGAATACAAtgtaatttcttttcaaagttgTATGACACAGATATGCTTCATCCACATCATGGGAGGAGTGGAAATGGTGTTACTCATGGCCATGGCTTTTGATAGATGTGCAGCAATCTGTAAGCCTCTTCATTATTTGAAAATCATGAACCCTAAAATATGTGTTTCATTTGTAATCTCTGGCTGGGTAATTGGGGTGGTCCATGCTCTGTCTCAATTTGCTTTTGTTATAAACTTGCCTTTTTGTGGCCCTAATAAAGTAGACAGCTTTTACTGTGACTTTCCAAAGATTATAAGACTTGCATGCACAGATAGAGCCAAGTATGAGTTTATTGTTACTGCCAACAGTGGCTTCATGACCATGGGCACATTCATCTTGCTAATCCTttcctatgttttcattttgatcaCTGTCTGGAAACGTTCCTCAGGAGACTTATCCAAGGCATTTGTCACGTTGTCAGCTCACATcactgtagtttttttgtttttcactccaTGCATGGTTCTTTATGTCTCGCCTTCTCCTCCACCATCACTTGATAAAAATCTGTTCATTGTTGACTTTGCTATCACCCCTGCCTTAAATCCTGTCATCTATACATTAAGGAACAAAGACATAAGGGTAGCAATAAAAAGACTGTTCAAAAAGAGATCTTATTCTAAATTTTGTTGA